Proteins from a genomic interval of Pseudophryne corroboree isolate aPseCor3 chromosome 4, aPseCor3.hap2, whole genome shotgun sequence:
- the CALHM4 gene encoding calcium homeostasis modulator protein 4 has product MSLAALISFLKSKESIIFNAVIALLTVGGQQLFSFFAFSCPCSPSENLRYGLAFLGVPALVLLIVGFVFNDNTWRLFTGSTYDSSLQERSKQSILMKYKLICFVLGNIIGRALVAPITWLAVTLLNGTYYTCAVIEYASVEHYDVLRNLSAEVRRHTLAQFPCPQLVSSNLTRVKDEVVLELRYQSQVSGWLLIATVAIIFFIVLCVARCCSPLTYLHLRYWTSYVNNEQALFEQAADQHSKTFAMQNIKKFFGFSPGSKNISEIRIPSRLDWKAVSGLDLLKVVNQDYCHYSLLHAWVDEDPTDGKFIPIDVEQVPVKSVNTPSLVSV; this is encoded by the exons ATGTCCTTAGCCGCTCTGATTTCTTTCCTGAAAAGCAAGGAATCGATCATTTTCAACGCGGTCATCGCGTTACTGACTGTGGGGGGACAGCAGCTATTTTCTTTTTTTGCCTTCAGCTGCCCATGCAGTCCCTCAGAGAACCTGAGGTACGGACTCGCTTTCCTGGGAGTACCTGCCTTGGTTCTGCTCATCGTGGGGTTCGTGTTCAATGACAATACATGGAGGCTGTTCACAGGTTCCACGTACGACTCGTCCCTCCAGGAGAGGAGCAAACAGAGCATCCTGATGAAGTACAAGCTCATCTGCTTTGTGCTTGGGAACATCATTGGCAGAGCCCTGGTGGCCCCCATCACATGGCTGGCAGTCACCCTGCTGAATGGCACCTACTACACGTGTGCAGTCATTGAGTATGCCAGTGTGGAGCACTATGATGTCCTTAGGAACCTGAGTGCTGAGGTCAGGAGGCACACTCTGGCTCAGTTCCCCTGTCCCCAGCTGGTTTCCAGCAACCTAACCAGAGTCAAAGATGAAGTGGTCCTGGAGCTCAGATACCAGTCTCAG GTCAGTGGATGGCTTTTGATAGCAACAGTGGCCATCATATTCTTCATAGTCCTGTGTGTGGCAAGGTGCTGTTCTCCTCTCACTTACCTTCATCTGAGATACTGGACCAGCTATGTCAATAATGAGCAGGCTCTCTTTGAGCAAGCAGCAGATCAACACTCAAAGACTTTTGCCATGCAGAACATCAAGAAGTTCTTTGGATTCTCACCCGGCAGTAAAAACATTTCTGAAATCCGTATCCCATCACGCTTGGACTGGAAAGCAGTCTCTGGACTTGACTTGTTAAAGGTGGTCAATCAGGATTATTGTCATTACAGTCTTCTGCATGCATGGGTAGATGAGGATCCAACAGATGGAAAATTTATTCCTATAGATGTAGAACAAGTCCCTGTAAAAAGTGTAAATACACCTTCACTTGTATCTGTATAA